In a single window of the Paenibacillus sp. MMS20-IR301 genome:
- a CDS encoding lactonase family protein gives MHQPNEVLFYTGTYNSEQEAAILLGALNKDTGEMRILGSTRGIENPSYLAINAAKTALYAVSEKDEGEVYAYAIEPGSKALRLLGSRPTGGGAPCYVSVAPQGEYIFTANYSGGNVNVFPLNSDGSIQDMSSQVKHEGSGIRQDRQDAPHPHSVIPDHTGEHVLVCDLGLDQIVFYRVEDGKLVTHREVGLPPGSGPRHLAVHPSRHWIYLVNELNCTVTVFANDEQQGDLKILQHISTLPEHYTAGSDDTAADIHVSPCGRYLYVSNRGHDSIALFHIDNATGLLEAADWVNSGGRTPRNFAIIGGMLLAANQNSGNIVSFRIDSESGRLIPTGNELELQAPVCLKAL, from the coding sequence ATGCACCAGCCTAACGAAGTATTATTCTATACCGGGACCTATAACAGCGAGCAGGAAGCAGCCATTCTTCTGGGCGCGCTGAATAAGGATACAGGAGAAATGAGGATTCTGGGCAGCACCCGGGGAATCGAGAATCCCTCGTATCTGGCTATTAATGCCGCAAAGACTGCATTATATGCAGTAAGTGAAAAGGACGAAGGCGAGGTGTATGCCTACGCCATTGAACCCGGCAGCAAAGCGCTGCGCCTGCTGGGCAGCCGGCCTACCGGGGGCGGCGCCCCCTGCTATGTCTCGGTGGCTCCGCAGGGGGAATACATATTCACGGCTAACTATTCAGGAGGAAATGTGAATGTGTTCCCGCTGAACAGTGACGGCTCCATTCAGGACATGTCCTCCCAGGTGAAGCATGAAGGATCAGGTATCCGCCAGGACCGGCAGGATGCACCCCATCCGCATTCTGTGATTCCGGATCATACCGGAGAGCATGTGCTGGTCTGTGACCTTGGCCTGGATCAGATTGTGTTCTACCGCGTGGAGGACGGCAAGCTCGTCACCCACCGTGAAGTTGGGCTGCCTCCCGGCTCCGGGCCGCGGCATCTCGCCGTCCATCCATCCCGGCACTGGATCTACCTGGTCAATGAGCTGAACTGTACAGTGACCGTCTTTGCGAATGATGAGCAGCAGGGGGATCTGAAGATTCTGCAGCATATCAGTACGCTCCCGGAGCATTACACTGCCGGAAGTGACGATACGGCGGCAGATATCCATGTATCCCCGTGCGGGAGATACCTGTATGTATCAAACCGCGGACATGACAGCATTGCCCTGTTCCATATTGATAATGCTACAGGTCTGCTGGAAGCGGCGGACTGGGTCAACTCCGGAGGACGGACCCCGCGGAATTTCGCAATTATCGGGGGAATGCTGCTTGCGGCCAACCAGAACAGCGGCAATATTGTCTCCTTCAGAATCGACAGCGAGAGCGGCAGGCTGATTCCGACCGGCAATGAGCTGGAGCTGCAGGCTCCGGTCTGTCTTAAGGCACTTTAA
- the cysT gene encoding sulfate ABC transporter permease subunit CysT has protein sequence MNVTTKAAGAAVSRRRLLPGFGITMGFSVLYLSLVVLLPLSALLFNSTGLSWAKFWDVATDARVLASYRVSLSTAAAAALIDAGLGLLLAWVLVRYEFPGKRIFDALIDLPFALPTAVAGVSLTALYSQNGWIGSLLEPLGLKIAFTPLGITLALMFIGIPFVVRTVQPVLEDLDRDMEEAAATLGAGRGRTFLRIVLPELLPPLLTGFALAFARGIGEYGSVVFISGNMPMRTEIAPLLIMSKLEQFDYAGATAVALLLLLISFLMLLVINTLQHWVRKSSR, from the coding sequence ATGAATGTCACGACTAAGGCTGCAGGGGCGGCTGTGTCACGGCGCAGGCTGCTGCCGGGCTTCGGAATTACGATGGGATTCAGCGTTCTGTATTTAAGTCTAGTAGTGTTGCTGCCGCTGTCGGCGCTGCTCTTCAATTCTACGGGGCTGAGCTGGGCTAAATTCTGGGATGTGGCCACGGATGCCCGTGTGCTGGCTTCCTACCGTGTCAGTCTGAGTACTGCAGCGGCTGCAGCGTTGATTGATGCGGGTCTGGGGCTGCTACTGGCTTGGGTGCTGGTACGTTATGAGTTTCCCGGCAAAAGAATATTCGACGCGCTAATCGATCTGCCGTTCGCCCTTCCGACAGCCGTAGCCGGTGTGTCCCTCACGGCACTCTATTCCCAGAACGGCTGGATCGGCTCCCTGCTTGAGCCGCTGGGCCTGAAGATTGCCTTTACACCGCTCGGGATTACACTCGCGCTGATGTTCATCGGCATTCCCTTCGTAGTCCGCACTGTCCAGCCGGTGCTGGAGGATCTTGACCGGGACATGGAGGAGGCTGCAGCGACGCTGGGAGCAGGCCGCGGGCGGACCTTCCTGCGGATTGTCCTGCCCGAGCTGCTGCCGCCGCTGCTTACCGGCTTCGCCCTGGCGTTCGCCCGGGGGATCGGCGAATACGGCTCGGTAGTGTTCATCTCCGGCAACATGCCGATGCGCACGGAGATTGCTCCGCTGCTCATCATGTCGAAGCTGGAGCAGTTCGACTATGCCGGAGCAACGGCAGTGGCGCTGCTGCTGCTGCTGATCTCCTTCCTGATGCTGCTGGTCATCAATACGCTCCAGCACTGGGTCCGGAAGAGCTCGCGGTAA
- a CDS encoding chlorophyllase/cutinase-like alpha/beta fold protein — protein MGMDLEYAPLPQGPRLHKRILSEIGRRIIETYKYDTPLWRFALCGPWALCTLAFTIAVMGIPTGLGSAADIMLAAAAATLVMALAGNLLAVLFSLTGLRIPHLFTGTLLSTLGAVLLILYYADLDLEAAALLAVLSGAAGGLAGLAAGLLRTRRTVTGLLLTAVLVLTPLALAYGTGSSTDSIQPAGIAASAADGLAALAADPGQPGSYAVRSFTYGSGHDLHRTEYGDEASLLSTSVDATEYISSWPTLRTLFWGFDPGALPLNAKVWMPEGDGPYPLVLMVHGNHMMEDYSEGGYAYLGELLASRGFIAVTLDENFLNYSAWSGIPDNDFKVRTWMILKHLQQIASYAEQSGTPFYQKVDYDRTALLGHSRGGQAVAMAADAARWFTGDPALAATKQFHIRSVIALAPTDKAIDSKQASLVDVNYLTLQGARDGDVHDFYGDRQYMRTSYTGGSAAFKSSLYIADANHSQFNTDWGLHDQTLPTGLFLDRTHIMDGAEQRQIAKVYVSAFLETTLHGNAGYQPLFRDYRSGAQWLPDTTSYYNRFQSGAYIAVANYEEDRKLNTVRGGTATVEGLDWSEEAAKDRESKTKPSRGIVLERSSISEAAADQEDSGQEDSGQEASYTIQLSKSLIRNLSGSAVQGLTFSLANHNSAGEPAAETDSAAGAVLPPDVEVELTDSNDIAARLPLDEVMDILPLPQTEFTISPWLEERIADGKFGDPSEAVFQTYELPFERFLEEEPELDPDSLTEITFYLQGENDKIMLDDIGFYEREDLPQGLN, from the coding sequence ATGGGAATGGATTTGGAGTACGCGCCTTTGCCGCAGGGACCTCGCCTGCACAAACGCATACTCAGTGAAATCGGAAGACGAATCATTGAAACATACAAGTATGATACACCGCTATGGAGGTTTGCCCTCTGCGGCCCTTGGGCTCTATGTACCCTTGCATTTACTATAGCTGTTATGGGCATTCCAACCGGGCTCGGGAGTGCTGCCGATATTATGCTGGCCGCCGCGGCCGCCACGCTGGTGATGGCGCTGGCCGGCAATCTGCTGGCCGTCTTATTCTCCTTAACCGGGCTGCGCATCCCTCACCTGTTCACTGGCACGCTGCTCAGTACACTTGGAGCCGTGCTCCTCATTCTGTATTATGCCGACCTGGATCTTGAAGCAGCCGCACTCCTTGCAGTCCTTAGCGGCGCAGCCGGCGGGCTTGCAGGTCTGGCCGCCGGACTACTGCGGACCCGGAGAACGGTCACAGGGCTGCTGCTTACTGCTGTGCTCGTTCTCACCCCGCTGGCGCTGGCTTACGGCACAGGGAGCAGTACGGATTCCATTCAGCCCGCAGGTATTGCGGCATCCGCCGCCGACGGCCTGGCTGCCCTGGCAGCCGATCCCGGCCAGCCGGGCAGCTATGCCGTCCGCAGCTTCACGTACGGCAGCGGCCACGACCTGCACCGTACAGAGTACGGTGATGAAGCTTCACTGCTCTCCACCTCCGTGGATGCTACAGAATATATTTCATCCTGGCCTACGCTGCGGACCCTATTCTGGGGCTTTGATCCCGGCGCCCTTCCCTTGAACGCCAAGGTCTGGATGCCGGAGGGAGACGGGCCTTATCCGCTCGTCCTTATGGTGCACGGCAATCATATGATGGAAGACTACTCTGAAGGCGGTTATGCTTATCTCGGGGAGCTGCTGGCCAGCCGGGGCTTCATCGCAGTTACGCTGGATGAGAATTTCCTGAATTACTCCGCCTGGTCCGGCATTCCGGATAATGACTTCAAGGTGCGGACCTGGATGATCCTGAAGCATCTCCAGCAGATTGCCAGCTACGCGGAGCAGTCCGGCACGCCGTTCTATCAGAAGGTTGATTATGACCGCACCGCTTTACTAGGCCACAGCCGCGGCGGTCAGGCCGTAGCCATGGCCGCCGATGCCGCCCGCTGGTTCACCGGCGACCCGGCCCTTGCGGCCACGAAGCAGTTCCATATCCGCTCTGTTATTGCACTGGCCCCTACGGATAAAGCGATAGACAGCAAGCAGGCCAGTCTGGTCGATGTCAATTATCTGACTCTGCAGGGCGCCCGTGACGGCGATGTACATGATTTCTACGGAGACCGGCAGTACATGCGGACCTCCTATACCGGCGGGTCCGCCGCTTTCAAGAGCTCGCTGTATATTGCTGATGCCAACCACAGCCAGTTCAATACGGACTGGGGACTGCATGACCAGACGCTGCCGACCGGACTTTTCCTTGACCGTACCCATATCATGGACGGGGCAGAGCAGCGGCAAATTGCCAAGGTCTATGTCTCCGCCTTTCTGGAGACTACACTGCACGGCAATGCCGGCTATCAGCCGCTGTTCCGCGACTACCGCAGCGGTGCGCAGTGGCTGCCGGATACCACCTCTTACTATAACCGGTTCCAGAGCGGAGCCTATATTGCCGTCGCCAATTATGAAGAAGACCGCAAGCTGAATACGGTGCGGGGCGGTACAGCCACAGTAGAGGGTCTTGACTGGAGCGAAGAAGCCGCGAAGGACCGTGAATCCAAGACCAAGCCTTCCCGCGGCATCGTGCTGGAGCGGAGCAGTATTTCTGAAGCCGCAGCCGATCAGGAAGATTCCGGACAGGAAGATTCCGGACAAGAAGCGTCCTATACCATTCAGCTGAGTAAGTCACTCATCCGCAATCTGTCCGGCTCTGCTGTCCAAGGCCTGACCTTCTCCCTGGCAAATCATAACTCTGCCGGAGAACCTGCAGCAGAGACTGATTCAGCTGCCGGGGCGGTCCTTCCGCCGGATGTGGAGGTAGAGCTGACCGACAGCAATGACATCGCGGCCAGGCTTCCTCTGGATGAGGTAATGGATATTCTGCCATTGCCGCAGACGGAATTCACAATCAGTCCTTGGCTGGAGGAGCGGATCGCAGACGGTAAATTCGGCGATCCCTCAGAAGCCGTATTCCAGACCTATGAGCTGCCGTTTGAACGGTTTCTTGAGGAGGAGCCTGAGCTTGATCCGGATAGCCTGACTGAAATTACATTCTATCTGCAAGGCGAGAACGACAAGATTATGCTGGATGATATCGGCTTCTATGAGCGTGAAGACCTGCCGCAGGGACTGAATTAA
- a CDS encoding cytochrome c biogenesis protein CcdC, with the protein MGNINPSLLHVGSTLGAVFMALMVIFIRMKASARPVTIRKIWIPPLGMSTGFAMFVVPEVRFPWWWAVAAFLVGWFIFAYPLIRSTRFEEREGQIYAQRSKSFAFILLGLLLVRTLLHEFINQYVSVPQSGGLFFILAFGMILHWRVFMYKHYTQMLPAEAQIPQPRG; encoded by the coding sequence ATGGGTAATATCAACCCCTCACTTCTGCATGTGGGCTCCACGCTGGGAGCCGTGTTCATGGCGCTGATGGTAATTTTCATCCGTATGAAGGCAAGCGCCCGCCCGGTAACTATCCGCAAAATATGGATCCCGCCGCTCGGCATGTCCACCGGCTTCGCCATGTTCGTAGTTCCGGAGGTCCGCTTCCCCTGGTGGTGGGCGGTTGCGGCCTTTCTGGTCGGCTGGTTCATCTTTGCCTATCCGCTGATCCGCAGCACCCGCTTCGAGGAACGGGAAGGGCAGATTTATGCCCAGCGCTCCAAGAGCTTTGCCTTCATTCTGCTTGGGCTGCTGCTGGTCCGCACCCTGCTCCATGAATTCATTAACCAATATGTATCTGTTCCGCAATCCGGCGGCCTGTTCTTCATTCTGGCCTTCGGCATGATCCTCCACTGGAGAGTATTCATGTATAAGCACTATACTCAGATGCTGCCTGCAGAGGCACAGATTCCGCAGCCCCGGGGGTAA
- the cysW gene encoding sulfate ABC transporter permease subunit CysW: MAGTVPLHVSGPQKSMSPPRTTESKAVKWLLISLAGLVLLWLIALPLIIVLVESLKKGLDVYWAALTDPDAASALRLTLLVAAITVPLNTVFGVTAAWAVTKFRFRGKGFLITLIDLPFAVSPVIGGLIFILVFGSHGWFGSWLSAHDIKIVFALPGIVLATLFITFPFVARELIPLMEEQGTLEEEAAITLGAHGWQIFWRVTLPNIKWGLLYGIILCNARAMGEFGAVSVVSGHIRGETNTLPLHVEILYNEYQFSASFAVASLLLLLALVTMIVKSILVRKNAH, translated from the coding sequence ATGGCCGGTACAGTCCCTTTACATGTCTCCGGGCCGCAGAAAAGCATGTCGCCGCCCCGGACAACGGAGTCAAAAGCAGTGAAATGGCTGCTGATTTCCCTTGCCGGGCTGGTACTGCTCTGGCTGATCGCCCTGCCGCTGATTATCGTGCTGGTAGAGTCGCTGAAGAAGGGCCTGGATGTCTACTGGGCGGCGCTGACCGACCCGGATGCGGCTTCGGCGCTGCGCCTCACGCTGCTGGTTGCCGCAATCACGGTTCCGCTGAATACGGTATTTGGCGTAACGGCGGCATGGGCGGTGACCAAATTCCGTTTTCGCGGCAAGGGCTTTCTGATTACGCTGATTGACCTGCCGTTTGCCGTATCTCCGGTTATCGGCGGTCTGATCTTCATTCTGGTATTCGGCTCCCACGGCTGGTTCGGCTCCTGGCTGAGCGCGCATGATATTAAGATTGTCTTCGCGTTGCCCGGTATTGTGCTGGCTACCCTGTTCATCACCTTCCCCTTTGTGGCGCGTGAGCTGATTCCGCTGATGGAGGAGCAGGGGACACTGGAGGAGGAAGCGGCGATTACGCTCGGTGCGCACGGCTGGCAGATTTTCTGGCGGGTGACCCTGCCGAATATCAAATGGGGACTGCTGTATGGCATTATTCTGTGTAATGCGCGGGCTATGGGTGAGTTCGGCGCGGTCTCCGTTGTATCCGGGCATATCCGCGGTGAGACGAATACGCTGCCGCTGCATGTTGAGATACTGTACAACGAATATCAGTTCTCAGCCTCCTTCGCCGTCGCCTCCCTGCTGCTTCTGCTGGCCCTGGTGACGATGATTGTGAAGAGCATTCTTGTGCGTAAAAATGCTCATTGA
- a CDS encoding GlsB/YeaQ/YmgE family stress response membrane protein — protein sequence MSLLWMLIVGGVIGWLAGLIMGRDIPGGIIGNIIAGILGSWLGGMLLGSWGPKISDYYVFPSLIGAVLLIFIVSLILRSVGGRSRS from the coding sequence ATGAGTTTACTTTGGATGTTAATTGTTGGTGGCGTAATCGGCTGGCTGGCGGGTCTCATTATGGGCAGAGATATTCCGGGCGGTATTATCGGCAACATTATCGCCGGTATTCTCGGTTCATGGCTCGGCGGCATGCTGCTGGGCAGCTGGGGACCGAAGATCAGTGACTACTATGTCTTCCCTTCACTGATTGGAGCTGTACTACTAATCTTCATCGTCAGCCTGATTCTGCGTTCGGTTGGCGGACGAAGCCGTTCTTAA
- a CDS encoding carbohydrate ABC transporter permease, producing the protein MNTDNRLWQWISHILLILLSILCIIPFALLIISSFTAEDMILKEGYSFLPSAFSLDAYRYLTGNLSLIGRAYGITVIVTVAGTTVSLLITSMLGYGLSKKDMPGHKIFSFMVFFTLIFNGGLVPTYLIYTQFFGIKNTIWALIVPGLLMNGFNVMLARSYFTMTVPAPVLESARIDGAGEYRTFFQIVLPLSLPIMATIGLTAGIFYWNDWNNGLIYITDQKLYSIQNLLNQIMQNIDALKNSNSAYGSGQILDLPGETVRMAIAVIGVIPVLAAYPFFQRYFIKGIAVGAVKG; encoded by the coding sequence ATGAACACAGACAACAGATTATGGCAGTGGATCTCCCATATCCTTCTGATTCTTCTAAGCATTCTTTGCATCATTCCCTTTGCCCTGCTCATTATCTCTTCCTTTACAGCGGAGGATATGATTCTGAAAGAAGGCTACTCTTTCCTCCCCAGCGCCTTCAGCCTGGATGCGTACCGTTATCTGACCGGAAATCTGTCGCTGATCGGCCGGGCTTACGGGATTACCGTTATAGTTACAGTAGCCGGTACCACGGTCAGTCTGCTGATTACCTCCATGCTTGGGTACGGACTATCCAAGAAGGATATGCCGGGGCATAAAATATTCTCCTTCATGGTGTTCTTCACGCTGATCTTCAATGGAGGGCTCGTGCCGACTTACCTGATCTATACCCAGTTCTTCGGCATCAAAAATACGATCTGGGCGTTGATTGTACCCGGCCTGCTGATGAACGGCTTCAACGTAATGCTGGCCCGCTCTTACTTCACCATGACCGTTCCGGCTCCTGTGCTGGAATCGGCGAGAATAGACGGGGCAGGAGAATACCGGACCTTCTTCCAGATCGTTCTGCCGCTCTCCCTGCCGATCATGGCTACCATCGGCCTGACAGCCGGAATTTTCTACTGGAATGACTGGAACAACGGCCTCATCTATATTACTGACCAGAAGCTGTACAGCATCCAGAACCTGCTCAATCAGATCATGCAGAATATCGATGCGCTCAAAAACTCGAATTCAGCCTACGGGTCAGGCCAGATTCTTGATCTGCCGGGCGAGACGGTCCGGATGGCGATTGCAGTCATCGGGGTTATCCCGGTGCTGGCCGCTTATCCGTTCTTCCAGCGTTATTTCATCAAGGGTATCGCGGTAGGTGCGGTCAAAGGCTGA
- a CDS encoding YezD family protein, giving the protein MAKPLKVDEVWLARITELLNDMEFGSLHIVVHEGQIVQMERTERKRFENSTANARYSGETGSRRTDSRSAGRG; this is encoded by the coding sequence ATGGCTAAACCACTGAAAGTGGATGAGGTATGGCTTGCGCGGATCACGGAACTGCTCAATGATATGGAATTTGGCTCCTTGCATATTGTGGTGCATGAAGGTCAGATCGTACAGATGGAGCGCACGGAGCGCAAACGTTTCGAGAACAGCACAGCAAATGCACGGTATAGTGGAGAAACCGGAAGCCGGCGGACCGATTCCCGTTCTGCGGGACGAGGATAG
- a CDS encoding GNAT family N-acetyltransferase has translation MEQALQPEIRHQLPSVEQYLALRLEAGLSAMSAEGAAAGLPRSLFAVTLYAEDELIGMGRVVGDGGCFFQVTDIAVKPSCQGRGLGKIIMREIRGYLETVPEQSYTSLIADGEAARLYEQYGFVPVMPYSQGMFLRR, from the coding sequence ATGGAACAGGCATTGCAGCCGGAAATCCGGCATCAGCTGCCTTCGGTGGAGCAATATTTGGCCCTGCGGCTGGAAGCCGGGCTTAGTGCCATGAGTGCGGAGGGGGCGGCAGCAGGCCTGCCCCGCTCGTTGTTTGCTGTGACCCTGTATGCAGAGGATGAACTGATCGGGATGGGGCGTGTAGTTGGCGATGGGGGCTGTTTTTTTCAGGTGACGGATATTGCCGTGAAGCCTTCCTGCCAGGGACGGGGTCTGGGGAAAATTATTATGCGCGAAATCCGCGGTTATCTGGAAACGGTGCCGGAGCAGTCTTACACCAGCCTCATCGCTGACGGTGAAGCGGCCAGGCTGTATGAGCAGTATGGATTTGTACCGGTGATGCCTTATTCACAAGGGATGTTCCTGCGGCGCTGA
- a CDS encoding ABC transporter permease subunit, producing the protein MSTNTLVTPVAEQPLTERRARKKWRPYLPILVMMLPGMIYLLINNYLPMFGLVIAFKNIDYAKGILGSDWNGLTNFKFLFRTSDAYIITRNTLLYNGTFILLGLIFSVGLAILLNEVKNKFMSRLYQSIVLLPFLISMVIVSYLVFAFLGDTQGYLNNTLLPLLGLDSMSFYSDPKYWPYILTLVNIWKTVGYSCIIYLATIIGIDPEYYEAATLDGASKWQQIRTITLPLLTPIIIIMTLMAVGRIFYSDFGLFYQVPMNSGMLYDTTNVIDTYVFRGLLQSSDIGMSSAAGFYQSVVGLILVVLSNYAVRRFSKDNALF; encoded by the coding sequence ATGTCGACGAATACTCTCGTAACGCCAGTAGCTGAGCAGCCGCTTACCGAGCGCAGAGCCCGGAAGAAGTGGAGGCCTTATCTGCCTATTCTGGTGATGATGCTGCCAGGTATGATTTACCTGCTGATTAATAATTATCTGCCCATGTTCGGTCTAGTTATTGCGTTCAAAAATATTGATTATGCCAAAGGTATTCTCGGGAGCGACTGGAACGGACTGACCAACTTCAAGTTTCTGTTCAGAACCTCGGATGCATACATCATCACACGCAACACCCTGCTCTATAACGGGACATTCATCCTGCTCGGGCTGATCTTTTCTGTAGGACTTGCTATCCTGCTGAACGAAGTGAAGAACAAGTTCATGTCCAGGCTGTATCAGAGCATCGTACTGCTGCCGTTCCTGATCTCAATGGTTATTGTCAGCTACCTGGTATTTGCTTTCCTGGGGGATACCCAGGGCTACCTGAATAACACCCTGCTGCCCCTGCTGGGCCTGGATTCAATGTCCTTTTACTCCGACCCGAAGTATTGGCCGTACATCCTGACCCTGGTGAATATCTGGAAGACGGTAGGCTACAGCTGCATTATCTACCTGGCGACCATAATCGGTATCGACCCGGAATACTATGAAGCGGCTACACTGGACGGAGCCAGCAAATGGCAGCAGATCCGCACGATTACACTGCCTCTGCTCACCCCGATCATCATCATTATGACACTGATGGCCGTGGGGCGGATTTTCTACTCCGATTTCGGTTTGTTCTATCAGGTGCCGATGAACTCCGGTATGCTGTATGACACAACGAACGTAATTGATACTTATGTCTTCCGCGGCCTGCTCCAGAGCAGTGATATCGGAATGTCCTCGGCGGCCGGCTTCTACCAGTCCGTAGTCGGACTTATCCTGGTGGTCTTGTCCAATTACGCAGTCCGGCGGTTCAGCAAGGACAACGCCCTATTCTAA
- a CDS encoding sulfate ABC transporter substrate-binding protein, with protein MKKGIKKGLITGFTLLLAAGLTACGNNNAGNSAGAEAPAATEAAANTAATPEATKAPAKDPVELLNVSYDPTRELYENYNKAFAAYWEQETGQKVTIKQSHGGSGKQSRAVLDGLEADVVTLALGYDIDALQETGLIGADWQSKYDHNSSPYTSTIVFLVRKGNPKGIKDWPDLLKEGVEVITPNPKTSGGARWNYLAAWGYALDHNNNDEAKAQEFVAELFKHVPVLDTGARGSTTTFVERGIGDVLIAWENEAYLSIKELGPDKFEIVNPSESILAEPPVAIVDKVADKRGTREVADAYLKYLYTEEGQKIAAENYYRPTLESVKEQFKDQFPEIKLFTLADKFGTWKETQEKHFNDGGIFDKIYVPGS; from the coding sequence ATGAAGAAAGGGATTAAGAAAGGGCTTATTACCGGGTTCACACTTTTGCTTGCGGCAGGGCTGACGGCTTGCGGCAATAACAACGCTGGAAACAGCGCGGGGGCAGAAGCTCCGGCGGCAACGGAGGCTGCAGCGAACACTGCGGCTACACCTGAGGCGACTAAAGCGCCTGCCAAGGACCCGGTAGAACTGCTCAATGTATCTTACGACCCTACCCGCGAATTATATGAGAATTACAACAAGGCATTCGCTGCTTACTGGGAGCAGGAGACCGGCCAGAAGGTTACGATTAAGCAGTCCCACGGCGGATCAGGCAAGCAGAGCCGTGCTGTGCTCGACGGTCTGGAAGCGGATGTGGTTACCCTGGCGCTGGGATACGATATTGATGCGCTGCAGGAGACCGGCCTGATCGGCGCGGACTGGCAGAGCAAATATGATCATAACAGCTCCCCGTATACATCGACCATCGTATTCCTGGTGCGTAAGGGCAATCCAAAGGGGATTAAGGACTGGCCGGATCTGCTGAAGGAAGGTGTGGAGGTGATTACCCCGAACCCGAAAACTTCCGGCGGTGCACGCTGGAACTACCTGGCTGCCTGGGGTTATGCGCTGGACCACAATAATAATGACGAGGCCAAAGCCCAGGAATTCGTAGCCGAGCTGTTCAAGCATGTGCCGGTGCTGGATACAGGTGCGCGCGGTTCTACCACTACTTTTGTGGAACGCGGGATCGGCGATGTGCTGATTGCGTGGGAGAATGAAGCCTATCTGTCGATCAAAGAGCTGGGTCCGGACAAATTCGAGATCGTCAATCCTTCGGAGAGCATTCTGGCAGAGCCGCCGGTAGCCATCGTGGATAAGGTTGCCGACAAGCGGGGAACACGCGAAGTAGCGGATGCTTACCTGAAGTATCTATACACTGAGGAAGGCCAGAAGATCGCTGCCGAGAACTACTACCGTCCAACACTTGAGAGTGTTAAGGAGCAGTTCAAGGACCAGTTCCCGGAGATTAAGCTGTTCACGCTGGCTGATAAATTCGGAACCTGGAAGGAAACGCAGGAGAAGCACTTTAACGACGGCGGTATCTTCGACAAAATCTACGTGCCGGGCAGCTAA